A genome region from Rickettsiales endosymbiont of Stachyamoeba lipophora includes the following:
- a CDS encoding prepilin-type N-terminal cleavage/methylation domain-containing protein — MTQQKLIHKKSLKAFTLVELAIVLVIIGLIIGGVLAGQDLIRQAEISATVRQMQSFSTATATFRTKYNAFPGDMVYDLAASFGFNTTNMNGATGFRDGNYILTDNTGGYGAQGENLLFWRDLRDAQLISELTDAGAVDYSSITASNTTALNSYLPAAKLGRNNYFIVYGDTVTGMNYIQIARILGIAGSSYTSFAVGINSTQAYNIDLKLDDGRPNTGIVTAYIGTAPNNTPTTTSAGLCASATTNTATYISNISDAGVPTCSLKIRMD, encoded by the coding sequence ATGACTCAACAAAAATTAATTCATAAGAAATCTTTAAAAGCATTCACTTTAGTAGAACTAGCCATAGTATTAGTAATTATTGGTCTGATCATAGGTGGGGTGTTAGCCGGCCAAGATCTTATACGGCAAGCTGAGATTAGCGCCACTGTGAGACAAATGCAAAGTTTTAGCACAGCTACCGCCACTTTCCGTACCAAATATAACGCCTTTCCAGGAGACATGGTTTATGATCTTGCCGCTTCTTTTGGTTTTAATACTACCAATATGAATGGCGCTACTGGTTTTAGGGATGGTAACTACATCTTGACTGATAATACCGGTGGTTATGGAGCTCAAGGTGAAAATCTGCTTTTTTGGCGTGATTTAAGAGATGCACAATTAATTAGCGAACTTACTGATGCAGGAGCTGTTGATTATTCATCTATTACTGCTAGCAATACCACTGCTTTAAATAGCTATTTACCAGCTGCTAAGCTCGGTAGAAATAATTATTTTATAGTATATGGTGATACAGTAACTGGCATGAATTATATACAGATAGCACGTATACTAGGAATTGCAGGTAGCTCTTATACTTCATTTGCCGTAGGTATAAATAGCACCCAGGCATATAATATCGATCTCAAACTTGATGATGGTAGACCAAATACAGGCATAGTAACTGCATATATAGGCACTGCTCCTAATAATACTCCGACAACTACCTCTGCTGGTCTCTGTGCATCAGCAACTACTAATACTGCTACTTATATTAGTAATATTTCTGATGCTGGCGTACCAACTTGTTCATTAAAAATTAGAATGGATTAA
- a CDS encoding DUF1189 family protein: protein MSIKSIKYYFISLFNIIVRSFYDPRLYWQVVHNWVGAGIKFFLISFFVINLPIMLIITDYYYDIFQTMRNIVKIEQGNFHDLESDQQTVKYAQYILDILTQLPKIEIKAGELEVNNNHKTIINSTINNKPIIEFDTRSKPDLSTNDTLIQVHKNNIQILGNEFLLNEDLRVPHNANLIVTKSDIVTLFDKLSKVLVGSIVTMVMMVYFMLYLQFIPKIILTLLILSIINIFRSLGLNYMQLIRASIIASTPAMVVGSLVLLLVIMFWSNSFVSLLLINREIIMSTLCLVYSLFVIKVVNKVLT from the coding sequence ATGTCCATAAAATCCATCAAATATTACTTCATCTCCCTATTTAATATTATTGTAAGAAGCTTTTATGATCCAAGGTTATATTGGCAGGTTGTTCATAATTGGGTAGGGGCGGGGATAAAATTTTTCCTGATATCCTTTTTCGTTATTAATTTGCCTATTATGTTAATAATTACCGATTATTATTATGATATATTTCAAACTATGCGCAATATAGTAAAAATAGAGCAAGGTAATTTTCATGATTTAGAAAGTGACCAGCAAACTGTAAAATACGCCCAATATATTCTTGATATACTTACTCAGTTGCCAAAAATAGAAATTAAGGCCGGAGAGCTTGAAGTTAATAATAATCATAAAACCATTATTAATTCTACTATAAACAATAAGCCTATAATAGAATTTGATACTAGATCTAAGCCGGATTTATCTACTAATGATACATTAATACAAGTTCATAAAAACAATATTCAAATTTTAGGAAATGAATTTTTGTTAAATGAAGATTTAAGAGTCCCGCATAATGCCAATTTAATTGTTACTAAATCTGATATTGTTACATTGTTTGATAAACTTAGTAAAGTTTTGGTTGGTTCAATTGTAACTATGGTAATGATGGTGTATTTTATGCTTTATTTGCAGTTTATTCCAAAAATAATTTTAACTTTGCTTATTTTATCAATAATAAATATTTTTCGTTCTTTAGGGTTAAATTATATGCAATTAATACGTGCTAGTATTATAGCTTCAACGCCGGCAATGGTAGTTGGTAGCCTGGTTTTATTATTGGTAATAATGTTTTGGTCAAATAGTTTTGTTAGTCTATTGCTGATTAATCGTGAAATTATCATGAGTACTTTATGTTTAGTTTATTCCTTATTTGTTATTAAGGTGGTTAATAAAGTATTAACGTAG
- a CDS encoding phosphoglycerate kinase, whose amino-acid sequence MNKITTHDFTKYNLSGKRVLLRLDLNLSISNTGEILDDTRLRRSLISINQLIKQKAKIIILSHLGRPKGKKNPKESLTPIFKRLKKFYPESIFIEDIDNTTELDTLKEGNIALLENLRFWQGEQDNDINFAMKLSSLADFFINDAFACCHRNHSSITKLPMLLPSAPGLLMIEEVTHLHQILENNLKPSIAILGGNKVSTKIDLLKSLVTKMDYLFIGGAMANNFLSSIGFQIGNSIKEESIKETCTEIIALARNHHCQIMLPVDAVVTPELKSDAIAQVVSIDKINDQDIIADIGPQTLANIDLILSQAKLVIWNGPVGAYEFSSFSLGSITISQMITHYTNKGTLTSIAGGGDVISAINMGGNKHNFSYLSTAGGAFLEWLEGKSLVGITALSQENIDESCRMEL is encoded by the coding sequence ATGAATAAAATAACCACTCATGATTTTACTAAATATAATTTAAGTGGCAAAAGAGTATTGTTACGACTAGATTTAAATTTATCTATTAGTAATACAGGAGAAATATTAGATGATACGCGGCTCAGGCGATCACTCATCTCAATTAATCAATTAATAAAACAAAAAGCAAAAATTATTATTTTAAGCCATTTAGGAAGGCCAAAAGGTAAAAAAAACCCTAAAGAAAGCTTAACCCCTATTTTTAAACGTCTTAAAAAATTTTATCCCGAAAGTATATTTATTGAAGATATTGATAATACTACCGAGCTTGATACCCTTAAAGAGGGCAATATCGCTTTACTAGAGAATTTACGATTTTGGCAAGGTGAACAAGATAATGATATTAATTTTGCCATGAAGCTATCTAGCCTGGCTGACTTTTTTATTAATGATGCCTTCGCTTGCTGCCATCGCAACCATTCATCTATAACCAAGCTCCCTATGTTACTCCCCTCAGCCCCCGGTTTACTTATGATAGAAGAAGTAACTCATTTACATCAAATTTTAGAAAACAATCTCAAACCAAGTATTGCAATTTTAGGAGGAAATAAAGTTTCAACCAAAATTGACCTGTTGAAATCCTTAGTCACTAAAATGGACTATCTATTTATTGGAGGTGCAATGGCTAATAATTTTTTATCTTCAATAGGTTTTCAAATAGGAAATTCCATCAAGGAAGAAAGCATTAAAGAAACTTGTACAGAAATTATCGCACTTGCAAGAAATCATCACTGCCAAATAATGCTACCTGTTGATGCTGTAGTAACCCCTGAGTTAAAAAGTGATGCTATAGCTCAAGTTGTAAGTATTGATAAAATTAACGACCAAGACATTATTGCAGATATTGGCCCACAAACATTAGCTAATATTGATTTAATATTATCCCAAGCTAAGTTGGTTATTTGGAATGGCCCTGTTGGTGCCTATGAATTTTCTTCATTTTCTTTGGGATCAATTACCATTTCTCAAATGATAACTCATTATACCAACAAAGGTACATTAACTAGCATAGCAGGAGGCGGTGATGTCATCAGTGCCATTAATATGGGAGGCAACAAGCATAATTTTAGTTACCTTTCAACTGCCGGGGGAGCATTTTTAGAATGGCTAGAGGGAAAGTCCCTAGTCGGAATTACAGCATTATCTCAAGAAAATATTGATGAATCATGCAGAATGGAATTATAG
- the gap gene encoding type I glyceraldehyde-3-phosphate dehydrogenase gives MINIGINGLGRVGRGILRALLEYDEKYNNINLVAINSPARLEEQLHLIKYDSVFGRLTHQIHVADDTLVIGRHTIKITHEKEINKLHWQQKHADIVLECSGKFNSKNLAKDHLKQGAKKIIISAPCEGADKTIILGVNENDLTPIDQIISIGSCTTNCVAPVVNIIQQKIGILSGFMTTVHSYTNDQNIIDASHKDLRRARAAGLSIIPTTTGATKIIGQVIPALNGKLKGAAIRIPTPNVSLIDLTLQVAEETSVEEINQTLKNASLSNPEILGITEEPLVSIDFIKDPRSAIIDLQETQVVGNNLVRIVAWYDNEWGFSCRMLDMVHLMRNFS, from the coding sequence ATGATTAATATTGGTATTAATGGTCTAGGTAGGGTTGGCAGAGGCATATTAAGAGCACTACTTGAATATGATGAAAAATATAACAACATTAATTTAGTGGCTATCAATAGTCCTGCAAGACTTGAGGAACAATTACATTTAATTAAATATGATTCCGTTTTTGGCCGGTTAACTCATCAAATTCATGTCGCAGATGATACATTAGTGATCGGAAGACATACTATTAAAATTACCCATGAAAAAGAGATTAATAAACTTCATTGGCAACAAAAACACGCGGATATAGTATTAGAATGTTCTGGAAAGTTTAATAGTAAAAATTTAGCAAAAGATCATTTAAAACAAGGTGCAAAGAAAATTATTATTTCCGCTCCTTGTGAGGGAGCTGATAAAACAATTATATTGGGAGTAAATGAAAATGATTTAACCCCAATTGATCAAATAATTTCTATAGGTTCCTGCACTACCAATTGTGTAGCTCCTGTAGTTAATATTATTCAACAAAAAATTGGTATACTATCAGGATTTATGACTACCGTTCATTCTTATACTAATGATCAAAATATTATTGACGCAAGCCATAAAGATTTAAGACGAGCAAGAGCAGCAGGACTTTCAATAATTCCTACTACTACTGGAGCTACCAAAATTATTGGGCAAGTAATACCAGCACTTAACGGCAAACTTAAAGGCGCAGCTATTAGAATTCCCACGCCTAATGTTTCTTTGATTGATCTTACCCTCCAAGTAGCTGAAGAAACTTCTGTTGAAGAGATCAACCAAACTTTAAAAAACGCAAGCTTGTCTAATCCAGAAATTTTAGGCATTACTGAGGAACCTTTAGTATCAATAGACTTTATTAAGGATCCGCGCAGCGCTATAATCGATTTGCAAGAAACCCAAGTAGTAGGTAATAATTTAGTAAGAATTGTTGCATGGTATGATAATGAATGGGGGTTTTCCTGCCGTATGCTTGACATGGTTCATTTAATGAGAAATTTTTCATGA
- the tkt gene encoding transketolase — protein MLFNKQTFSYSDLSNAIRFLSIDAVEKAKSGHPGMPMGMADIATILFTKFLKFNPTDPAWLNRDRFILSNGHGSMLLYSLLYLTGYDLTLEDLKNFKQLHSKTPGHPEFGHTVGVETTTGPLGQGIANAIGMSIAAKQMQAKHSEDLFNHKIYCFLGDGCLMEGISHEACSLAGHLQLNNLIVIFDDNEISIDGETLLSTSDNVKLRFQSYGWEYFNIDGHDYQQIEEALEQAQNINKPVLIAAKTKIGFGSPNKEGSAKAHGSPLGKEEIKLVREKLGWPHKEFEIPDNILKAWRKAGTKNLTEYKFWKDEFAKLANHKKLEIERIYNKELPNDLTNIFAELKREFTTRQTNEATRKSSGRVIEKIVDYLPELFGGSADLSESNNTLSSKHQIFNHNNYSGNYLHYGVREHAMASIMNGMSAYGTHIPYAGTFLIFSDYMRPSIRLAALMQVKVIYILTHDSIGLGGDGPTHQPVEHLAALRAIPNLLVLRPMDSVEVAECWQIALEYQGPSILALSRQNLTFLRTEFNEQNLCKKGAYEIIQEDNPQVTIFATGSEVEIAVKAAQLLQEKHITTRVLSMPSKELFLKQDSSYITQFLCNNSIKVAVEAGINLGWHEIIGPHGIFVGMHSFGASAPEDELYKYFNITAAQIVQQVITKLEKKHD, from the coding sequence ATGTTATTTAATAAGCAAACATTTTCTTATTCTGATTTAAGTAATGCCATTAGATTTTTAAGCATAGATGCAGTTGAAAAAGCAAAATCTGGGCATCCAGGAATGCCCATGGGAATGGCTGACATAGCCACCATATTATTCACAAAGTTTTTAAAATTTAACCCCACCGATCCCGCCTGGCTTAACCGCGATCGATTTATTCTTTCTAACGGCCATGGCTCAATGCTGCTTTATTCTTTATTATATTTAACTGGCTATGATTTAACTTTAGAAGATCTTAAAAATTTTAAGCAGCTTCATTCTAAAACTCCTGGCCATCCTGAATTTGGACATACAGTAGGAGTAGAAACTACCACCGGTCCTCTAGGACAAGGTATAGCAAATGCAATTGGCATGAGCATTGCGGCCAAACAAATGCAAGCTAAACATAGTGAGGATTTATTTAATCATAAAATATACTGCTTCTTAGGTGATGGATGTTTAATGGAAGGTATTAGCCATGAAGCTTGCTCTTTAGCAGGCCATCTTCAACTTAATAATCTTATAGTTATTTTTGATGACAATGAAATTTCCATTGATGGAGAAACATTACTTTCCACCTCAGATAATGTAAAATTACGCTTCCAAAGCTATGGATGGGAATATTTTAATATCGATGGCCATGATTATCAACAAATAGAAGAGGCACTGGAACAAGCTCAAAACATTAACAAACCAGTATTAATTGCTGCAAAAACTAAAATTGGTTTCGGCTCTCCTAATAAGGAAGGGTCAGCGAAAGCACATGGTTCCCCGCTAGGCAAGGAGGAGATAAAACTAGTACGAGAAAAACTAGGATGGCCTCATAAAGAATTTGAAATTCCAGATAATATTTTAAAAGCTTGGCGGAAAGCAGGAACTAAAAATTTAACCGAATATAAATTTTGGAAAGATGAATTTGCAAAGCTAGCTAATCATAAAAAACTTGAAATTGAAAGAATTTATAATAAAGAACTTCCTAATGATCTAACCAATATTTTTGCAGAACTTAAACGTGAATTTACCACCCGACAGACCAACGAAGCTACACGCAAATCGTCCGGCAGGGTAATTGAAAAGATAGTTGATTATCTACCAGAATTATTTGGAGGATCAGCTGATTTGAGTGAATCAAACAATACTCTTTCTAGCAAGCATCAGATATTTAATCATAATAATTACTCAGGAAACTATCTGCATTACGGTGTTAGAGAGCACGCCATGGCCTCCATCATGAATGGAATGAGCGCTTATGGCACACATATACCTTATGCAGGAACTTTTTTAATTTTCTCTGATTATATGAGACCAAGCATTAGGCTTGCTGCACTTATGCAAGTAAAAGTGATATATATTTTAACCCATGATTCAATAGGGCTAGGAGGAGATGGGCCTACCCATCAGCCGGTTGAGCACTTGGCAGCCCTTAGAGCCATACCCAATCTTTTAGTATTAAGACCAATGGATTCTGTAGAAGTAGCTGAATGCTGGCAAATTGCATTAGAATATCAAGGACCTAGCATACTAGCTTTAAGCAGACAAAATTTAACCTTTTTGCGTACCGAATTTAATGAACAAAATTTATGCAAGAAAGGTGCATATGAGATTATCCAAGAAGATAACCCTCAAGTAACTATATTTGCCACCGGTTCAGAAGTTGAAATTGCAGTAAAGGCAGCACAACTGCTTCAAGAAAAGCACATTACCACCAGAGTTCTATCTATGCCATCAAAAGAATTATTTTTAAAGCAAGATTCAAGTTATATTACACAATTTTTATGCAACAACTCTATTAAGGTAGCAGTTGAAGCCGGAATAAATTTAGGATGGCATGAAATTATAGGACCTCATGGAATTTTTGTAGGAATGCATAGCTTTGGAGCTTCCGCCCCTGAAGATGAGCTATATAAATATTTTAATATAACAGCTGCGCAAATTGTTCAGCAAGTCATAACTAAGCTTGAGAAAAAACATGATTAA
- a CDS encoding ComEC/Rec2 family competence protein, which translates to MPVLLGVGNIIYLSLSFEPNFFFCSFLLLLWILLITIKLFIKKQSLLFSVIIYSLLVIIAGVLNTKFHTELKRGEKLYKEVRYTQITGTIEKLNFLPKGCKITLTNPLITKRPKLKFTRIKITAKNCNPKQLNISDTISFYGYLGPVPASHFPGLYDYRITAYFEQIAATGYTLSKIETIAKNADKSLIDKLRSFITIQFIDNLSHKSASIATALIIGETSLITKEVTEQIRISGLAHMLAVSGMHVSLVTLICFITIRFVGIILLPNYAQIYDFKKIAAGMSIIASFIYLLLSGAHVAAVRAFIMSLIIMIGIIFIRQVTPMRTLSFAAIIILVLNPHVIYQPSFQMSFSAVLGLISLCKFYVKYLQPKFTTLNFIKKFILYSIGIISSSIIATLYTLPFTLYHFGNFAPLGVIANLLAIPVLSFLVMPLLILWLFLLPLNLHSLINLPLDLGINLIATIAAQVSALNFDNLTIRLNSPYLLSMITLGLIWFSFWNGQKRWLGIILIILSIGGSKLITPPAIIIDTVQHNLIILNQESNESLVSNLHLNRIYKEQLKKVTLTNHIALLPSYFQNELIQCDSMGCIVNCKGQQNIPVIFDPILTLQLNNKVNLFILLTSYDYKNNINNKELKNCNIMLVLPTHNRPWH; encoded by the coding sequence GTGCCAGTACTGTTAGGGGTGGGTAATATTATTTACCTTTCTCTCTCCTTTGAACCAAATTTTTTTTTCTGCTCCTTTTTACTTCTCTTATGGATCTTACTGATTACCATTAAGCTTTTTATAAAAAAACAATCCTTATTATTTTCAGTCATTATTTACTCATTGCTTGTGATCATAGCAGGAGTTTTAAATACTAAATTTCATACTGAACTTAAAAGAGGTGAAAAATTATATAAAGAAGTTCGATATACTCAAATTACTGGTACGATTGAAAAGCTTAATTTTTTGCCTAAAGGCTGCAAAATCACTTTAACTAACCCGCTAATCACTAAAAGGCCTAAATTAAAATTTACACGCATTAAAATTACAGCTAAAAATTGCAACCCTAAACAGCTTAATATTAGTGATACTATCAGTTTTTACGGTTATTTAGGTCCTGTACCAGCCAGTCATTTTCCAGGGCTATATGATTACCGCATTACTGCTTATTTTGAGCAGATTGCAGCCACGGGCTACACGCTTTCTAAAATTGAAACTATAGCAAAAAATGCTGATAAATCATTGATTGATAAGCTACGCTCCTTTATTACCATACAATTTATAGATAATCTTTCTCATAAAAGCGCAAGCATTGCAACAGCTCTTATTATTGGTGAAACCAGCCTCATTACCAAAGAGGTGACCGAGCAAATCCGCATCTCAGGTCTTGCCCATATGCTAGCGGTGTCAGGCATGCATGTAAGCCTGGTAACTTTAATATGTTTTATAACTATTCGGTTTGTAGGAATTATTCTATTGCCTAATTACGCTCAAATTTATGATTTTAAAAAGATAGCCGCTGGCATGTCAATTATTGCTAGTTTTATTTATCTATTATTATCAGGTGCTCATGTTGCTGCGGTGCGCGCGTTTATAATGTCATTAATTATCATGATTGGGATTATTTTTATTAGGCAAGTAACACCCATGAGAACTTTATCATTTGCAGCAATTATTATCTTGGTTTTAAACCCTCATGTAATATATCAACCCAGCTTTCAAATGTCATTTAGTGCAGTTTTAGGCCTTATTAGCTTATGTAAATTTTATGTCAAATATCTCCAACCAAAATTTACTACTTTAAATTTTATAAAAAAATTTATTCTTTATAGTATCGGCATCATTTCCAGTTCGATTATTGCTACTCTTTACACTCTTCCCTTTACTTTATACCATTTTGGTAATTTTGCGCCACTTGGAGTTATAGCTAACTTATTGGCTATACCGGTGTTATCATTTTTAGTCATGCCACTCCTAATTTTATGGTTATTTTTATTACCTTTAAATCTCCATAGTTTAATTAACCTCCCCTTAGATCTAGGTATTAATTTAATTGCTACTATTGCGGCCCAGGTAAGCGCGCTCAATTTTGATAATCTTACCATAAGATTAAACTCGCCTTATCTGTTATCAATGATTACCTTAGGATTAATTTGGTTTAGCTTCTGGAATGGACAAAAACGGTGGTTAGGAATTATATTGATAATACTTAGTATAGGAGGATCTAAGCTAATTACCCCTCCAGCAATTATTATTGATACAGTCCAACATAATTTAATTATCCTTAATCAAGAGAGTAATGAAAGCTTAGTTTCCAATCTTCACCTTAATAGAATTTATAAGGAACAACTTAAAAAAGTAACTTTAACCAATCATATTGCTTTACTGCCCAGTTATTTTCAAAACGAGTTAATTCAATGTGATAGTATGGGTTGCATAGTGAATTGCAAGGGACAACAAAATATACCAGTAATTTTTGATCCCATACTCACTTTACAGTTAAACAATAAAGTTAATTTATTCATTTTGTTGACAAGTTATGATTATAAAAATAACATAAATAATAAGGAACTCAAAAATTGTAATATTATGCTTGTTTTGCCAACGCATAACAGGCCATGGCATTAG